The DNA window GAATTATCCATTGCCCTCATTTACAAGTAATTGATGACTCTCATACGTCCAAATCTAGTTACCTACAATAGTCGAATATAGAACCATTTCTTTCTCAATCCATGTTTCAACTCACCCTTCCCATAATATCcacatttttattcactttCCTAAAATACCcatattttctctctaaaaCTCTTAATAACTTCACTAATTATTCTCTCTTTctctaattctattaattatacTTCTCTCTATTTAAATccactaattactttattttataaatataaaatatatataattaaaataaaatatattaaaataacccacatattttatttttacttaatctacaatataaataattaaaactaatcataactaatttaataattaaaataaatattataaattaaaataaaatattatacattaaaataaaaatatattacataaactttagaataaaatacattaaataaaaattaaattattatttaaataaataatatacactaaaataaaaataaattatttttcacaaattctaactttttaagtttttatttcagtttaaataagcaaatttttatcttttttatgagaataccatatatttctcaattatttACGAGTTTAAATCGTCAAATATGTATGATTAAGAATCGGGCTAAACTCTTATTTCTAAATTTCACAAAATGTTtgataaattatgaaatgattcaatatattgtttctaatttaggtaaaatatcaaacaaattggCATAataggtaaaaataaaaaattatatgcattctatttaaaaaaaacaaaaatgtatatatatttttattttctatataatgtattttgttttaatttttatttattatatattatttttaaataaaatattttgttttaatttttatttaatgtattttattttaaagtttacgtaatatatttttattttaatttataatatttagttgaattatttaatttaatatgattagttttaattatatatattgtgttagtaagattaagtaaaaataaaataggtgtgttattttaatatattttatttttttaattaagtattattaatttaattatatatttatatttataaaataaagtaatttgcGAGTTTAAATAGAGAGAGTTATAATTAATAGGATTAGAGAAAGAGAAGTATAATTAATGGGGTTATTAAAAAATGTAGAGAGAGAATGTGAGTATTATGGGAAAGTGAATGAAAATGTGAGTAGTATGGGAAAGATGAGTTGAAACATGAGTAGACAAGGAATTGGTTCGTCGAAAACATCTACCTTCCATAAACTTAACAGATCTTACAAAATGACAATCGAGGTTGCTGCTTCAGCCCACGTCATCCAAGGCCTAAGACCAGCTAGGCAACTCGCGTAAGGTCCCCAATAGAGCACCAACAAAATAATGCAATAACAAAGTTCGATTTCTaagatcatctccaacccatcTGCAAACTCAACTCTATTATAGGTTTTAACTCTCCAACCTACTTGCAAACTCAACtccattttgagtttttttgcAAATTTGGGTTTGGAGGAGAGATAATTAgcaaaaaaaactcaaaatgcagtTGAGTTTGCAGGTGGGTTGGAGGGCTAAAACCTATTATGGAGATGAGTTTACATTGAAGATAATCTAAAATCAAATATGCACATGGACACTGTTCACATActcaaaaattttcaaaactttcatttcaattattttaatttgtttttaattaatttatataacttatttatattttaatttgtttatatattttatttatttatattttaatttatttatatgttgaaatataatttgtgtttatttaataatgtttaatttattttatgcagttgtataaataattgatttataattaatttaattaattttttttaattgaataaaaatttaaaaataattaataagttgttataaagttatggatttaatttttaattttaaataaatatatagataatattgaaaaaagtaaaagttattataaaaaggaatattctgataatattcttttgagtttgagttttagTTTTTGGGTTGAAGATGAATTATTGTTTGATGGGATGTTTACtttattttgggtttgagaataagtatttgggttggagatgaccTAAGAGTTTGTTCGgttcaggttatttaaataacttcgAGAGAGAAATCAATGATTGtgggtgataattttgaaaagatgatgatatttttttggtaaaaagacttaaagaatatttatatatatataaataaaataaataataataatttaaaatagagtgtattctagtattttttttttgttaataaattgattgatttgatggATGAGAGAGGGAGTGatgtgataattaattttaatggatTATTTAGAAAACCCAAATAGGTGTTAACGAACCATTTAACCCACTAAACTAGAACCAATTCCCAAATTAACCTTGTTTCACGTTCAagttcccaaactaacctactttGTTCATCTATTCCCAAAATTACCTACTTTACtattgttttcatatttttattttattttatttattttattttattatatttaaatttattattaaatatatatattaaaattattatttttattaaaatattaaaattattatttttataaattagattatttatattttgatgtatatatttatgttattattatttatattttgatatatttttaaattattatttttataaattttataattataattttaatatatatatatatatatatatatatttaaattttaattattatttatataatataatataataaatatttactttacCATCctcataaataattgataaatattaatatatttaaaatattttaactataatcatatataataatttaataatttataaaaataattactatccttcttctctaaattattgataattttactCAATACATCTTTAACTATTTTTTGTATAATCTTTTTGGCCACACACcccataaattattattttcttgagTTATCCATCTCAATTTGAACACACTGAGCTTTTAattcattagttttttttttttaaattttattaggaataaaattatcatatttctctcGATCATAGATTATTTAGAAGGtacaatattgatttttttagccTATCTCAAATTCGTTAACACTATATTTTAAGTTAGGTTTGTTCGTTTATAAACATTTTTGACTtgtgattttattattgtttctcaAATCTATAATCTCGTTATTTTCCACTTTATTTGGTAATATTTTGAACGATTgtgttttcttataaattttttaaaataaaatgttatataaaataataagtaaaagtaaatatatatttaaatataaataatcaaatttataaaaataataatttaaattattcatttaaatatatatataaaaataaaaataatcaaacttataataattatttaaatattttttaaaaaataataagttatatatatatatatatttaataataaatttaaataaaaaaaaaaaaaaactgaagtTGAATAATAAAGTAGGTTAGTTTGGAAATAAATGAACAAAGTAGGTTAATTTGAGAAGTTGAACGGAaaacaaggttagtttgggaattagttacgataattttattaaaataatacaagtttattatatttatttaataaaaaaaatataattaaaaaaaaatataaaaataattttttttttctataatgtcgaaaaaaaatattatagtaatattttttattatttcaactaaGATAAACCTTCTTTTGACTTAGACATTCAATATCTACCGTTGTTCTAGATTCATGCTCAATCTCGACTTGTACTTATCTTGGGTTgactataattttaataattatttttattaaaaataaaatacaatatttctcattccaataataataataataatatctttttttgGCAGCCCACCGGTTCATTTCCAGACAAAAGAAAATGACAAAACTCGGACTGAGTCAAACCGGATGATAACTCAGCGCCTTTTGATAACATTACTCAGATGAACTTTCTCCAAATTCCAAGAACCTTCCTCCAGTATTCAACTTACTCTCTCTGCAATCTGCACGTCGATCGTTATGGTTCACAACTGAATTAGGTTTACAAGCCGGCTACAGCTACTTGATGCTCAGCTCATTGCTATATCTCTCTCAGTCTATGCATTCGCTGACGATCCGTTGATTGTAATGAACTTTTCGCCGATGGAGAATAAGAATACTGCACTGGTAGGATGGGAGACTCACGGTTTTCGAACAATTGGAGGTACGAGTtgcttttttctttcttttttaaatttcatcGTGTTTTTAGATATTTTCATGTTATTCCAGTTTTTAATCTGTTTCTGTAAAGATCTAGTTAGGTTGTGATgatgattatgatgatgattCGTTCTTAAGTTTACTGATTAAGAGGATGTGCGAGGTTCATTCTAGTAGTTAGTTAAGCTTGGAAGATTATGCAGAAAATGATCTATTTCATTTGGTTGAAATGAAGTCGGACTACTGTTTGATGATTGTGTTGACTTTCTTATGTGTTTTCTAGCTAGCTAGCTTCttcatttatcaatttaaacaatagatttttaaccttttttctTTGAAGGATTGATAGAGAGTCTTAATCTTCTAATAAGCTTAACTCATAAGGAACCGATTCGTTAATCGTGATACTAATTTGTTTCTTCTCTTTTAGTTGGATAGTCACATATTGTTGGAGTTTCTAATAAGCTTAACTCATATGGTTGTTATTTGTTTGACAGATTTGGATGTTCACACCATGTTTGAGGAAGCCAAAGCAAGATGGCTTCGTCCTAATGAGATTTATGCTATGCTCTGTAACTGCAAATACTTCAATGTGAAGGCCAAGCCAGTGAACTTGCCTCAAAGTAACTACTGCTATAGCATAATGGATGTGATAAAGCATGCagtgtttttacatttttatttgttagttGGTATCACTTTTCTAGGAATAAGCCTatgcaaaaaatgaaagaaaaagattAGCACTTTGTCATTGCATTCATGCTGAATGTTTTTCTGCCTAGACTTACTGCTGAAATGATTAGTCAGGCCAtctctttttttattcaatttcatAAATGACAGACATCtcagaattttttttctatattactTTTTGTTGTCTAGGACCTTTTTAAGCCTATCTTAGGTTTTCTCCCCAATGAAGTTCTAATGAGTTTCATTCTTTAGTCAACCAAAAATATTCATACTCTATATAGTAAAAAATGTATTTCTTGTGAATACAATAGGTGGTACAATTTTGCTGTTTGATCGCAAGACGCTGAGGAACTTTCGGAAAGATGGTCACagttggaagaagaaaaaagacGGTAAAACTGTCAAGGAAGCTCATGAACACTTAAAAGTAATATTTCCTCATTTTCTTACAAAGGTGTTATATTGGTAATTCTGAGGCTTATTCGTAATAATGGACAGCGTGAACATAGCAATGTATTTTACTTCAGGTGTTATATTTGTGGTCTAAATTTTGAATAACTTATCACTATATGTCTTTTTAGTTATATGTTGTGTTAACCTAGCAAAAAAAAGGTACTGTCTCAGTTTATGTGATCCTTATATGAAACTTGAAAGTACAAATTGTGTTGGCAAAACATAGGGATGAGAAAGaatttaaacttatataatgtttttttgctaaaacaagtataatatttgttttaaaattttaggaaGCTAGCACGTCCCCCCACTTCAACTTAGGGCGAAACATACAAGTATAATGTTGATCTTTGATAGAGGGGAGATATCATTCATTATGTTTATTATGCAACACTAAGGTACTGCCTTGTGTTGGCAGATCATAGTTAGGGACAGTAAATCATTTATAGAAGTATAATGCACATTGATGggaaatataattcattatgcATATCATGCATCACTTAGGTACTGTCTCTCCGGTCAAGGTATAACTAAATGTACTTAAGTCAGTCTTTTTGTGAATGTCTATTAAAGGAATTAAGAGACAATTACTAGTCTGCTCCTTAAGAAAAAAAGTTGAAGTATGGTTCTCTACCTTCATTGGTAGGACCCAATTCAAAGTTGTTTCACCATTGTTGATGATGTCAAAGTTTGTGTTTTCTCTTACCTTATTCCATATCAGCCCTTATTTTATCTTCTAAGTAGGATCCAATTCCTTTTATTCTATTACATAGTTCGTGAAATGTTGGATCCATGTATTTGTCCTGTTAAGTTCATCCTACACAACTAAATACGCATACTTGCTTCTGACCCATGTACAGGTTGGTAATGAAGAAAGGATTCATGTTTATTATGCTCATGGGGAAGATATGCCAACCTTTGTTCGTAGATGCTACTGGCTGCTTGATAAGTATGCAATGCTTGAAGTTTTGTATTTCTTCAGGAGTCAGCTTTTCCTTTCACTTTCTATAAGTTAGACTTGCCTGATTTGAACACTTCTCTTCATAGATATGATCATTTATTGTGGAAAGCTTTATGATTGAgtgatttgatttctttttaggGCATCTGAACATATAGTGCTTGTTCATTACCGAGAAACACAAGAGGTTAGTTTCTTCTAATGCAGAGTTAAAATTTTGTTGAGCTACTCAGAGACAATGTTTTATAGGACGGAAATTGACCAAAGTTCTTACCTTCTCCCTCCATTACATGTTTCATGGAAAAAGCAGAATTCTTTGTATAATACAGATCTTTGGTGATGTTCTATTAGTTCAGTCCATACTCCCTCAGTTCCTACATGAATGACTGGCTGTGCAATTCTTTTGTCCCAAAATGAAAGATGGATTGTACAATTTTTCAACAATGACTTAGCATACTAATCACAGTTCAACATTTACAAGAAATAAGAAATAGTTTTGAGGTTTCTGTGAAACAAGTTTTATATTGATCAGATCAGTCTTTTTTTCCCCTTGTATATACATATACTTATATTTGTTATGGTGAGAAAATCCGTGAAACTCTTTAGTTATTGTCATGTACATGCATCACAAATTTGCAAATATCTTTTGGCTTCTATCCAAGTGTAAGTGCTGCTCAGGATGGTTCCCAGTTGTATTAGAAGATTGGTTCTGGACTTACTATGGGTTGTGGTTGGGCATGATACAGATGCAGGGTTCCCCAGCCACACACGTGGATTCACATTCTAGTTCAGGGATTTCTAACCCATCTGCTCCTTTGCTGTTATTGGAAGAAATTGATTCAACTGCTGGTCAGAAGTATTACAACggagaaaaaaatgatataggtaatTTTATCACTATGGCCTTTGTTAATGCCAACAAAGAATATGAACAAACTCTGGtgtactatttatttttaacgaGTTTTTTCACTTTAGTTTTGTGTAATAAAATCTTGTCGCAGAAGTAGAAAATACTTCCACGGCTGGTTGTGTTATTCAGATAGCCAAAGCTCATTGCCATAACATCTAGTTAATTGCTTAATGTTGACATACTATTATGATCATTAATGATGCGAAATTAAATCTGTTTCCTTCTTCCTTTGAAAATGTCTGTTTGCTCTAAATATTCTTTCTAAACAGAGCCTGGTGCTCTAAATTATGAAAAGAGACTCCACGAGATCAATACACTTGAATGGGAGGAACTTCTGGCACCACATAACCAGTACAAGTCAGATGTTCAAGGTGGAGGTAACTGATCTATATTTTAACATGAAAATTGGAGTtccataaaattattttatctgaTTGATATGCTTAATATTTGCAGCTGGATTCCAACAACATAATCAAGATGACACTTATGGATACACCATGAATGTATGTAGCTTTCTTTTCTATACTTGCTTTGCATCTTACAGTTCGTCATTAATCATTCATAATAAGTGAGTGGAATAGTGGTCCTCATCTAATTTCCCGGCTTCAATGCattgaacttagttttgttTGTTAAGTTGAATGTGACTAATCTTACAGGGTAACATTGCATCGATAAACCAATTTCCCTTGATTAGTTCTTTTGGGAACTCTGGACATCTTACAGCAGATACATGTGATTCTCTAGGCGCTTTAGCTAAAACTAAAATGGCAAATCAGGACAGTTTTGGGAGATTGATGAGCTACATCATGGTTGATTCGCCAACATCAGTGGACGGTCCACTTATGGAGTCCTCTATTTCAACTGGTCATGAATCAATTGCGTCTCCCACACCGGATTATCTTCAATCATCTGTTTCAGGTGAAATATTCAGTATAACTGATGTCTCTCCTGCTTGGGCTTTCTCAGATGAAGAGACAAAGGtgcatttcttctttttttttctctggAATTGTAATTTGTTTGTCATCTACTTTATTCATTTTCCTTGCATCTTTCCCTTCttcttctaataataataagaattattAGAAATGAGTTTGTCACTATCACAATCCCATTGAAAATCACCAaacttaaaattgaaaatgatgattaatatttttttttgtttggtacaAGATTTATCTTAATAATGATTTATGGATAGGATCTAGATTATAGTATGATTTTTGTTGCTTTATTTGGTATagaaattattttctagatcattATCCTAGTTATAATGTATTTTCTTTGTTCATTTGGcttagagattttttttctgGATCATAATTAGATTCTTTTTTGGATCATGTTCCagattattttctagatcattgtaatttttggcaaacataacaaatgtagaatTTTTGAATCATTATCAAcctaaaaataatgtataacatGACAGCTCACAATCCTTATGTTTAAGGAGCATATTACACTTTGTGACCCAAATGTTTATGTTCTAACCCTAAACTCTGACTAGTTCTGTTTCAGATCCTCATCACAGGATTTTTTCATGAAGGATACCCACAATTTGCTAACTCTAAGCTATATTGTGTATGTGGGGAAGCATGTAGTTCTGTCGAGATGGTTCAGTCTGGAGTTTTCCGATGTTTAGTTTTCACACATGTTCCTGGGTCTGTTGATCTTTATCTTAGTTTCGACGGTTTCAACCCAATCAGTCAAGTTATGAGTTTCAAATATCGTGCTCAACAAAGTACTGACTGGATAATTCCTTCAGAAGACAAGTTTAAGTGGGAggaatttcaaattcaaatgaggCTCTCTCATTTATTGTTCTCATCAAAGGGTCCTAGTATTTTATCTAGCAAGATATCGCCGAACGCTCTGAAAGAAGCGAAATCTTTTGCTCACAAGGCTTCTCATGTTACAGATGGTTGGAGTCATGTAATCAAGTCAGTTAAAAATAGCAGCATCTCATTAAAAGAAGCCAACAACTGCTTGCTTGAGCTTACATTGAAGCATAGACTATATGAATGGTTGTTGGAAAGAATACTTGATGGGAGTAAAATCTCGGGACATGATGATCAAGGTCAAGGAGTAATTCATTTGTGCGCTATTCTTGATTATACATGGTCTGTGCATCCATTTGCATTGTCTAGTTTATCATTGGATTATCGAGACAAATTTGGATGGACAGCTCTTCATTGGGCTGCATGCTATGGAAGGTATGATTTCTCCAAGAAAGTTTGATTATGCTTTTTCTTATTGATTTCTGTTTGAAACAAATTGGCCCCCTTTTGAAACACCTTGATATAAAATTTTGGATAAGAAACGTATCTGGATGAAATAacccatttgaaaacattaagcCTTGTTCGacctagggttatttgaataacctagtgattatttccaaataacatTGTTTGATATAGGTTATTGAAGATCCGGTtatttggggttatttgaataaaaagatGTCAagggtataaatttataattttttcttataatgtGTAGATTGTTGTGTAGATGTCAAGGGTATTTTAGATCGCGATTTGGATAATGTGATTGATGTGTAGATTGTTGATTggatagtgggttatttggaaTTAATCTCAGATAACCCACATCAAATAAGGCCATATTGTCTTTGTTTCCTGGATGGATCTGTTttgttttagataaaaaatgtttgaaaactaaatttagtcAAAAAcagattcaaatatttatttttgtttttgtatctgCCTCTGTTTCCATTTACAGAAAACGTTTGGGAAATTATGTTTCTGTGTGGGTCTAGaaacaaaacaattaattgtTTATCATTTGGatccgataataaaaaattacaagtgTTTCCGAATTGGGCCATGTAGTTGCATCTTTCGATCTAGAAATAGCTGTGAATCTTTTTAAGCTCAATATATTTTCAGGGAGAAAATGGTGGCTGCCCTTTTATCTGCAGGGGCAAAGCCAAACTTGGTATCGGATCCAAATTCTGAAAACCCTAGTGGATTTACTGCTGCTGATATTGCGTCTAAGAATGGATACGAGGGTTTGGCAGCTTATCTTGCAGAGAAGGCTTTAGTACAACATTTCAAGGACATGTCTTTAGCTGGAAACATTAGTGGTACATTAGAAACAAACACAGCCGATTCAGTGAACCTTCCAAACCTGAATGACGAAGAACTGTACCTGAAAGATACTTTGGCAGCTTATCGAACAGCTGCTGATGCTGCAGCACGCATACAGTCGGCATTCAGGCAGCACTCTTTCATGATAAGGACAAAAACTGTGGAGAGTTCAAATCCAGAGGCTGAAGCACGCAATATAGTTGCAGCAATGAAGATCCAACATGCCTATAGGAACTTCACCACAAAGAAGAAGATTGCTGCTGCTGCCCGAATTCAGCTTATATTCCGTACTTGGAAAATTCGGAAAGAGTTTCTCACTATGCGCCGTAAAGCCACCAAGATTCAGGTCAACTCCATCCAATCATCTATCTGTTTTTTCCAAATATTTATGCAGAGTTTGGGTTATTTGGGgtttaatctcaaataaaccAACATCCAATCATACTTTCTTTTATCAATTACAGCATTCAagtttagaagaaaaaaaaatataacccatcgtttttttactcaaataaccCATTTTTTTATGAACAAGGTGGTAGGTACTAGAGCattaattaatcattcaaatcattcatcaatcaaactatccttaatttattcttattattttttatttattttttaaataacttgttCCAGATCTCAATTCAAATAACCGTTATTTGAGGCTGTTTTACTAAATTAACCTAGtctgaaaaatattattttgaactaatatgctgattatttgaaataaccCAAGAATCGAACAAGCTAACTCAAAGTTCTAACACTTTCAGGCTGTTTTTCGTGGGTACCAAGTAAGGAGGCAGTATAAGAAAATAGTGTGGTCTGTTGGGGTGGTTGAGAAAGCAATCCTACGATGGCGTTTGAAGAGAAAAGGGTTCCGTGGTCTGCGAAAGCCAGCGGTTGAAAGCGTAGTAGAGGATGAAAGGTCAGAGAGTGAAAAAGAGGAAGCTTTCTTCAGAGCGAGCAGAAAACAAGCTGAAGAACGTATAGAGAGGTCTGTCGTAAGTGTACAGACTATGTTCCGTTCTAAGAAAGCACAGGAAGAATATAGAAGGATGAAGTTAGCCCATGATCAAGCCACAGTAAGTtgcatcttttatatatatatattcatgaatCCATCACTaatgactttttatttaattgtagCTGGAGTTTCAAGGGCTTGTTAATCCAGATATGGATATGGGAGGATGTCCATGAAGAATTGAATTGGAAGAGAGTTTTGGACCCTTTGAATGAACTTGTATGTATAGTAGAACTAATGAGTAGACCAAGTGACCCTTTCTATGGTTTGGTCAAAGGAACCGAACCAAACCAAACCCGACTCGACTTGAGTCTTGACTGGCCATGATTTTTAGCGTCGTCAGAAGGGAAGAAGAAGTCTGAGAATTACTGTGGTATATCAAATGTGTTGTTTTGGCTGCTTTTAGGGTGGTGGTGGTGTTAAACAACCACCACACCCTCAAGATgattattaactattttttatttatagatgCTTCAGAGATTTTGAATTTTCATAATCCTCTATTTCTTATCGTTATCTAACATCACTgtctaaatatttattcaagtgattaatatgtttttaataaaaaaatataacctcatttcaaaacagttttttttttttataattggaTTTGGGTCCCTGAATTTTAAAATACCTTTCAATAATAAAtgtactattttttaaaattctttatgGGGATAACAAAGTGAAATTTAGATAAACTAGTTAAAGTCTTGCATTTGCattcttaataattaatgagttttaaatttaatgagttTTAAATGAGGTTGAAATAGAGCTAATCGATTAAATGtcattataaatgataaatgataaatgatcatttatatatagttgaaaaaaaaaaactctatgtCATGAAGATATGAGTAGTAAAGGCAGTGGtaaagggaaatttgaggaaatgaacCCAAAATAGGGCCAAATAGCCGATGGTGCGGGCCActaatttttatagcgctggtgaccccaaAACAATTTTCTGCCGAAAATACCCCcgttgcgtcacgcaccctcccgttgcgtgacgcacctgagggcattgtgaaaaatccacaatgcccttactatataataaaaaaaatctcagttcttttcattctttctttcttcttctctttcttcacttcccttctccttcttctctctaaaaaaccCAACCACCGACCGACGAAGACGACGGCGGAATCCATTCTCTTCTTTCACAATGTCTCTTTCTGCTGCTACatgtattcttcttcttctccttcttcatttCTCTTTCCACGCTTTGTTTGTTAGGGTATAGTGATTAGGGAATGAATAGGTGGAATGCCACCGTCGCGGCGGAAAACCGGGtgcgtaacgcagttgcgtcacgt is part of the Impatiens glandulifera chromosome 1, dImpGla2.1, whole genome shotgun sequence genome and encodes:
- the LOC124922802 gene encoding calmodulin-binding transcription activator 5-like isoform X2, which translates into the protein MNFSPMENKNTALVGWETHGFRTIGDLDVHTMFEEAKARWLRPNEIYAMLCNCKYFNVKAKPVNLPQSGTILLFDRKTLRNFRKDGHSWKKKKDGKTVKEAHEHLKVGNEERIHVYYAHGEDMPTFVRRCYWLLDKASEHIVLVHYRETQEMQGSPATHVDSHSSSGISNPSAPLLLLEEIDSTAGQKYYNGEKNDIEPGALNYEKRLHEINTLEWEELLAPHNQYKSDVQAGFQQHNQDDTYGYTMNGNIASINQFPLISSFGNSGHLTADTCDSLGALAKTKMANQDSFGRLMSYIMVDSPTSVDGPLMESSISTGHESIASPTPDYLQSSVSGEIFSITDVSPAWAFSDEETKILITGFFHEGYPQFANSKLYCVCGEACSSVEMVQSGVFRCLVFTHVPGSVDLYLSFDGFNPISQVMSFKYRAQQSTDWIIPSEDKFKWEEFQIQMRLSHLLFSSKGPSILSSKISPNALKEAKSFAHKASHVTDGWSHVIKSVKNSSISLKEANNCLLELTLKHRLYEWLLERILDGSKISGHDDQGQGVIHLCAILDYTWSVHPFALSSLSLDYRDKFGWTALHWAACYGREKMVAALLSAGAKPNLVSDPNSENPSGFTAADIASKNGYEGLAAYLAEKALVQHFKDMSLAGNISGTLETNTADSVNLPNLNDEELYLKDTLAAYRTAADAAARIQSAFRQHSFMIRTKTVESSNPEAEARNIVAAMKIQHAYRNFTTKKKIAAAARIQLIFRTWKIRKEFLTMRRKATKIQAVFRGYQVRRQYKKIVWSVGVVEKAILRWRLKRKGFRGLRKPAVESVVEDERSESEKEEAFFRASRKQAEERIERSVVSVQTMFRSKKAQEEYRRMKLAHDQATLEFQGLVNPDMDMGGCP
- the LOC124922802 gene encoding calmodulin-binding transcription activator 5-like isoform X1, with the protein product MNFSPMENKNTALVGWETHGFRTIGDLDVHTMFEEAKARWLRPNEIYAMLCNCKYFNVKAKPVNLPQSGTILLFDRKTLRNFRKDGHSWKKKKDGKTVKEAHEHLKVGNEERIHVYYAHGEDMPTFVRRCYWLLDKASEHIVLVHYRETQEMQGSPATHVDSHSSSGISNPSAPLLLLEEIDSTAGQKYYNGEKNDIEPGALNYEKRLHEINTLEWEELLAPHNQYKSDVQGGAGFQQHNQDDTYGYTMNGNIASINQFPLISSFGNSGHLTADTCDSLGALAKTKMANQDSFGRLMSYIMVDSPTSVDGPLMESSISTGHESIASPTPDYLQSSVSGEIFSITDVSPAWAFSDEETKILITGFFHEGYPQFANSKLYCVCGEACSSVEMVQSGVFRCLVFTHVPGSVDLYLSFDGFNPISQVMSFKYRAQQSTDWIIPSEDKFKWEEFQIQMRLSHLLFSSKGPSILSSKISPNALKEAKSFAHKASHVTDGWSHVIKSVKNSSISLKEANNCLLELTLKHRLYEWLLERILDGSKISGHDDQGQGVIHLCAILDYTWSVHPFALSSLSLDYRDKFGWTALHWAACYGREKMVAALLSAGAKPNLVSDPNSENPSGFTAADIASKNGYEGLAAYLAEKALVQHFKDMSLAGNISGTLETNTADSVNLPNLNDEELYLKDTLAAYRTAADAAARIQSAFRQHSFMIRTKTVESSNPEAEARNIVAAMKIQHAYRNFTTKKKIAAAARIQLIFRTWKIRKEFLTMRRKATKIQAVFRGYQVRRQYKKIVWSVGVVEKAILRWRLKRKGFRGLRKPAVESVVEDERSESEKEEAFFRASRKQAEERIERSVVSVQTMFRSKKAQEEYRRMKLAHDQATLEFQGLVNPDMDMGGCP